A single genomic interval of Spinacia oleracea cultivar Varoflay chromosome 6, BTI_SOV_V1, whole genome shotgun sequence harbors:
- the LOC110788069 gene encoding uncharacterized protein, producing the protein MVSDEDASFCKQIWKLKIPPNWKIFLWKLMYDGIAVKGNLERRGIDTNPSCDYCGSGSEDSQHLFRFCNLAKLVWMYSPLQICSNDDETVSLKKWIQSYILLFNSKDGGSEAKLDAFISILWSLWVTRNERVFRNESKHVRAVLLTMDRMLGMTKHFKECTLATGKNMMNICKPPGFDLVQLGAVRNQVADFILQIDGSWEKTRKSGGGWAFKEHSNARYREGGGYYGSALSATQVETEVCLKAMEWAERQGKKEILVITDSSVLVSTLDNIEIADISMFWMEVLQVVAVGFGWLHVFWTFGGFRVREWQVSNRLVGFGWLVLVDKGGGVCESALA; encoded by the exons ATGGTTAGTGATGAGGATGCAAGTTTCTGTAAGCAAATTTGGAAACTTAAGATTCCTCCTAACTGGAAAATTTTCCTATGGAAGCTCATGTACGATGGAATTGCAGTCAAAGGGAACCTAGAGAGAAGGGGGATTGATACAAATCCCAGTTGTGACTATTGTGGGAGTGGAAGTGAGGACTCCCAACACTTGTTTAGATTCTGTAATTTAGCAAAACTGGTGTGGATGTACAGTCCTTTGCAGATTTGCTCAAATGATGATGAAACTGTTTCTCTGAAGAAATGGATTCAAAGCTATATCCTGCTTTTTAATAGCAAGGATGGAGGAAGTGAGGCAAAGTTAGATGCCTTTATATCAATCTTGTGGAGCTTATGGGTGACAAGGAATGAAAGGGTCTTTAGAAATGAAAGCAAACATGTACGAGCAGTTCTCTTGACCATGGACAGAATGTTAGGAATGACAAAACACTTCAAAGAGTGTACCCTAGCTACTGGGAAAAACATGATGAATATATGTAAGCCTCCAGGGTTTGACTTGGTCCAACTTGGAGCTGTTCGAAATCAAGTGGCAGACTTTATACTACAGATTGATGGTTCTTGGGAGAAGACAAGGAAATCAGGAGGAGGATGGGCTTTTAAGGAACATAGTAATGCTAGGTATAGAGAAGGGGGTGGCTACTATGGTAGTGCTCTCTCAGCTACACAAGTTGAAACAGAGGTGTGTCTCAAAGCAATGGAATGGGCAGAAAGACAAGGCAAAAAGGAAATCTTGGTCATTACTGACTCCTCCGTTCTAGTCTCCACTCTTGATAACATAGAAATTGCAGATATCTCAATGTTTTGGATG GAGGTTCTACAGGTGGTTGCCGTTGGTTTTGGGTGGTTGCATGTATTTTGGACCTTTGGTGGTTTTAGGGTGCGAGAATGGCAGGTCAGCAATAGGTTGGTTGGTTTCGGGTGGCTGGTACTGGTGGATAAGGGTGGTGGAGTATGCGAGTCAGCATTAGCGTGA
- the LOC110788077 gene encoding probable F-actin-capping protein subunit beta isoform X1: MEAAMGLMRRIHPKHTDTALSALLSLMPEHSSDLLSQVDQPLQVLCDEESAKEFILCEYNRDADSYRSPWTNKYQPPLEDGLYPSVELRNLEIEANDVFAVYCDQYYEGGVSSVYMWEDDNEGFVACFLIKKDGSRSGHGRRGYLHEGQWDAIHVIEVGPEDEGTARYCLTSTVMLSLTTNNDSCGTFSLSGSIRRQMSMQLSVAEGHLCNMGRMIEELEGKLRNSLDQVYFGKTREMVCTLRPPAELATMKLPDS; the protein is encoded by the exons ATGGAAGCAGCCATGGGTTTAATGCGAAGGATTCATCCAAAGCATACCGATACCGCCCTCTCTGCCCTTTTATCTCTCATGCCTGAGCATTCCTCTGATCTTCTCTCTCAAGTCGATCAACCTCTTCAG GTTTTATGTGATGAAGAAAGTGCAAAGGAATTCATATTGTGTGAATATAACAGAGATGCTGATTCCTACAG GTCACCATGGACAAATAAATACCAACCACCATTGGAGGACGGTCTCTATCCTTCTGTAGAGCTGAGGAATCTCGAAATTGAAGCCAATGATGTATTTGCCGTATATTGTGACCA GTATTATGAAGGTGGAGTTTCTTCTGTTTACATGTGGGAAGATGATAATGAAGGATTTGTTGCATGTTTTTTGATAAAGAAAG ATGGTTCAAGGTCTGGTCATGGGCGAAGAGGTTATTTGCATGAAGGACAGTGGGATGCCATCCATGTTATTGAG GTGGGACCTGAGGACGAAGGAACTGCCAGGTACTGTTTAACCAGCACTGTCATGCTTTCATTGACTACAAATAATGACTCCTGTGGGACATTCAGCTTATCCGGATCTATCAGAAGACAG ATGAGTATGCAACTGTCAGTAGCTGAAGGTCATCTTTGTAATATGGGACGAATGATTGAAGAATTGGAAGGCAAGCTGCGAAACTCACTGGACCAG GTTTATTTTGGGAAGACAAGGGAGATGGTTTGCACTCTGCGGCCACCTGCGGAATTGGCAACGATGAAGCTTCCTGATAGCTGA
- the LOC110788077 gene encoding probable F-actin-capping protein subunit beta isoform X2, with amino-acid sequence MEAAMGLMRRIHPKHTDTALSALLSLMPEHSSDLLSQVDQPLQVLCDEESAKEFILCEYNRDADSYRSPWTNKYQPPLEDGLYPSVELRNLEIEANDVFAVYCDQYYEGGVSSVYMWEDDNEGFVACFLIKKDGSRSGHGRRGYLHEGQWDAIHVIEVGPEDEGTARYCLTSTVMLSLTTNNDSCGTFSLSGSIRRQMSMQLSVAEGHLCNMGRMIEELEGKLRNSLDQSTPRLAALRMKWQLYTSANSFNILI; translated from the exons ATGGAAGCAGCCATGGGTTTAATGCGAAGGATTCATCCAAAGCATACCGATACCGCCCTCTCTGCCCTTTTATCTCTCATGCCTGAGCATTCCTCTGATCTTCTCTCTCAAGTCGATCAACCTCTTCAG GTTTTATGTGATGAAGAAAGTGCAAAGGAATTCATATTGTGTGAATATAACAGAGATGCTGATTCCTACAG GTCACCATGGACAAATAAATACCAACCACCATTGGAGGACGGTCTCTATCCTTCTGTAGAGCTGAGGAATCTCGAAATTGAAGCCAATGATGTATTTGCCGTATATTGTGACCA GTATTATGAAGGTGGAGTTTCTTCTGTTTACATGTGGGAAGATGATAATGAAGGATTTGTTGCATGTTTTTTGATAAAGAAAG ATGGTTCAAGGTCTGGTCATGGGCGAAGAGGTTATTTGCATGAAGGACAGTGGGATGCCATCCATGTTATTGAG GTGGGACCTGAGGACGAAGGAACTGCCAGGTACTGTTTAACCAGCACTGTCATGCTTTCATTGACTACAAATAATGACTCCTGTGGGACATTCAGCTTATCCGGATCTATCAGAAGACAG ATGAGTATGCAACTGTCAGTAGCTGAAGGTCATCTTTGTAATATGGGACGAATGATTGAAGAATTGGAAGGCAAGCTGCGAAACTCACTGGACCAG TCTACACCTAGGCTTGCCGCTCTGCGTATGAAGTGGCAGCTTTATACCTCAGCAAATAGTTTCAATATTCTTATTTAG